In the Helicoverpa armigera isolate CAAS_96S chromosome 15, ASM3070526v1, whole genome shotgun sequence genome, one interval contains:
- the LOC110376406 gene encoding allergen Tha p 1, with protein sequence MNSLIVFCVLSLAALTIARPDGATYTDKYDNVDLDEILGNRRLMVPYIKCMLDQGKCAPDAKELKEHIKEALENECGKCTEAQKKGTRRVIGHLINHEADFWNELTAKYDPERKYTTKYEKELKEVKA encoded by the exons ATGAACTCCTTGATCGTATTCTGCGTGTTGTCTCTGGCCGCTTTGACCATCGCGCGTCCTGACGGCGCCACATACACGGACAAGTATGACAACGTAGACCTGGACGAGATCCTCGGCAACCGTCGCCTGATGGTGCCGTACATCAAGTGTATGCTCGACCAGGGCAAGTGCGCCCCCGACGCCAAGGAACTCAAGG AACACATCAAGGAAGCTCTCGAGAACGAGTGCGGCAAATGTACCGAGGCCCAGAAGAAGGGAACCCGCCGCGTCATCGGTCATCTGATCAACCACGAGGCTGACTTCTGGAACGAGCTGACTGCCAAGTACGACCCTGAGAGGAAGTACACCACCAAGTACGAGAAGGAGCTCAAAGAAGTCAAGGCTTAA
- the LOC110376409 gene encoding allergen Tha p 1 produces the protein MNSAIVLCVVALAGMVLARPDGGTYTTKYDNVDLDEILANDRLLIPYIKCLLDEGKCAPDAKELKEHIREALENGCAKCTDKQKEGTRRVIAHLIKHKNADWQKLKAKYDPEGKYTHKYEKELEEVQH, from the exons ATGAACTCTGCTATCGTGCTATGTGTGGTGGCGCTGGCTGGCATGGTGCTCGCGCGCCCTGATGGTGGTACTTATACCACTAAGTACGATAACGTAGACCTGGACGAGATCCTCGCCAACGACCGGCTGCTGATACCTTACATCAAGTGCTTGCTCGATGAGGGCAAGTGTGCTCCCGATGCCAAGGAACTCAAGG AACACATCAGGGAAGCCCTGGAGAACGGTTGCGCCAAGTGCACTGACAAGCAGAAGGAGGGAACCCGCCGCGTCATCGCTCACCTGATCAAGCACAAGAATGCAGACTGGCAGAAGCTGAAGGCCAAGTACGACCCCGAGGGCAAGTACACACACAAGTACGAGAAGGAGCTCGAAGAAGTGCAACATTAA
- the LOC135116611 gene encoding allergen Tha p 1-like — MKSAIVLCVVALAGMVLARPDGGTYTTKYDNVDLDEILSNDRLLVPYIKCLLDEGKCAPDAKELKEHIREALENGCAKCTDKQKEGTRRVIAHLIKHKNADWQKLKAKYDPEGKYTHKYEKELEEVQH; from the exons ATGAAGTCTGCTATCGTGCTGTGTGTGGTGGCGCTGGCCGGCATGGTGCTCGCGCGCCCTGATGGCGGTACTTACACCACTAAGTACGACAACGTAGACCTGGACGAGATCCTCAGCAACGACCGGCTGCTGGTGCCATACATCAAGTGCCTGCTCGATGAGGGCAAGTGCGCTCCCGACGCCAAGGAACTCAAGG AACACATCAGAGAAGCCCTGGAGAACGGTTGCGCCAAGTGTACTGACAAGCAGAAGGAGGGAACCCGCCGCGTCATCGCTCACCTGATCAAGCACAAGAATGCAGACTGGCAGAAGCTGAAGGCCAAGTACGACCCCGAGGGCAAGTACACACACAAGTACGAGAAGGAGCTCGAAGAAGTGCAACATTAA
- the LOC135116548 gene encoding allergen Tha p 1-like: MNSAIVLCVVALAGMVLARPDDTYTTKYDNVDLDEILGNDRLLVPYIKCTLDEGKCAPDAKELKEHIREALENGCAKCTDKQKEGTRRVIAHLIKHKLEEWEKLKAKYDPEGKYTHKYEKELEEVKNA; the protein is encoded by the exons ATGAACTCTGCTATCGTGCTGTGCGTGGTGGCGTTGGCCGGCATGGTGCTCGCGCGTCCTGATGACACCTACACCACTAAGTACGACAACGTAGACCTGGACGAGATCCTCGGCAATGACCGACTGCTGGTGCCTTACATCAAGTGCACGCTCGACGAGGGCAAGTGCGCTCCCGACGCTAAGGAGCTCAAAG AACACATCAGGGAAGCCCTGGAGAACGGTTGTGCCAAGTGCACTGACAAGCAGAAGGAGGGAACCCGCCGCGTCATCGCTCACCTGATCAAGCACAAGCTTGAGGAGTGGGAGAAGCTGAAGGCCAAGTACGACCCCGAGGGCAAGTACACGCACAAGTACGAGAAGGAGCTCGAAGAAGTGAAAAACGCCTAG
- the LOC110376357 gene encoding uncharacterized protein LOC110376357, whose amino-acid sequence MNSLIVFCVLSLAALTIARPDGATYTDKYDNVDLDEVLSNRRLLVPYVHCLLEQGKCAPDAKELKEHIREALENACGKCTNAQQSGTRRVIGHLINKEPEFWKQLNAKYDPNNKYTKKYEKELKEVQEEHHYINMNSAIVLCVVALAGMVLARPDDTYTTKYDNVDLDEILGNDRLLVPYIKCTLDEGKCAPDAKELKEHIREALENGCAKCTDKQKEGTRRVIAHLIKHKLEEWEKLKAKYDPEGKYTHKYEKELEEVKNA is encoded by the exons ATGAACTCCTTGATCGTATTCTGCGTGTTGTCTCTGGCCGCTTTGACCATCGCGCGTCCTGACGGCGCCACATACACCGACAAGTATGACAATGTAGACCTGGATGAGGTACTCTCCAACCGTCGGCTGTTAGTGCCTTATGTTCACTGCTTGCTCGAACAGGGCAAGTGTGCTCCCGACGCCAAGGAGCTCAAAG AACACATCAGGGAAGCTCTTGAGAACGCTTGCGGCAAATGTACTAACGCCCAACAGAGTGGAACCCGCCGCGTCATCGGACACCTGATCAACAAGGAGCCAGAGTTCTGGAAGCAGCTGAACGCCAAGTACGACCCCAACAACAAGTACACGAAGAAGTACGAGAAGGAACTCAAGGAAGTTCAAGAAGAACACCATTA CATCAACATGAACTCTGCTATCGTACTATGCGTGGTGGCGCTGGCCGGCATGGTGCTCGCGCGCCCTGATGACACCTACACCACTAAGTACGACAACGTAGACCTGGACGAGATCCTCGGCAATGACCGTCTGCTGGTGCCTTACATCAAGTGCACGCTTGACGAGGGCAAGTGCGCGCCCGACGCTAAGGAACTCAAGG AACACATCAGGGAAGCCTTGGAGAACGGTTGCGCCAAGTGTACTGACAAGCAGAAGGAGGGAACCCGCCGCGTCATCGCTCACCTGATCAAGCACAAGCTCGAGGAGTGGGAGAAGCTGAAGGCCAAGTACGACCCCGAGGGCAAGTACACGCACAAGTACGAGAAGGAGCTCGAAGAAGTCAAAAACGCCTAG